A DNA window from Archocentrus centrarchus isolate MPI-CPG fArcCen1 chromosome 15, fArcCen1, whole genome shotgun sequence contains the following coding sequences:
- the hps1 gene encoding BLOC-3 complex member HPS1, with protein sequence MKCFLIASESAEVLFYWTDLEFHQNIQEKYGASQEEGHELPAFEDSISTLFAPIIISFSTMLSQGDSYTSFTTENNHNYVLRQFDECLYIAVNGDGEEKEEDLRRKIYVMKKMTEVLFGLVTLSGNLLRKELRAQDTEQRVRLWKHLQSLLETYSHLRENDQSFLVEAVERLIHPTLCEQCIEFLERRLVQQLNSSAERAGEEVLHAFILVHTKLLAFYSSRNASTLSTSDLLALIIMAQNMYPSNIDVDDPSPEDAESTSGSGHESFYTPEPSPTDKDSSSSEKPLRGNAPVFEFVDPDIQMAEDSLSTLEICPPDPSTPHRVFLEVSQKDVVYPMMPHSMYCLPLWPGITLVLLTKIPSSVVAMSVYTFLEAFTKLERRLNEGQGGSARGQPMHEVRSKLDKFIKTLALSGIQSSQLENVWTKFKNRAFSRGGLGFSKELIPWCKEMKIQLCGIYRQCFLSDPGPADTPQRLSPSLQERAQTMVQEKLMDWKDFLLVKSKRNITMVSYLEDFPGLIHFICVDRSCGQMIAPSLSITERTTSELGKGPVAQYIKSKVWSLVSITRHYLQKGYSTLTLRDGDFYFCYFLWFENETGFKLDTKEIPALPDDSSPIGMLASDYYRKLLRYYSKNHQGEPVKCYELLTVHLGVIPTEIILQHCRQLASKLWEPSRNPLL encoded by the exons ATGAAGTGCTTCCTGATAGCTAGCGAGAGTGCTGAGGTCCTGTTCTACTGGACTGACCTGGAATTTCATCAGAATATCCAGGAAAAGTATGGAGCATCTCAAGAGGAAGGCCACGAG CTTCCAGCCTTTGAGGACAGCATCAGCACTTTGTTTGCTCCCATCATTATCTCCTTCAGCACCATGTTATCACAGGGTGACAGCTACACATCCTTCACCACAGAAAACAACCACAACTACGTACTGCGCCAG TTTGACGAGTGTCTGTACATTGCTGTGAATGGAGATGgcgaggaaaaggaggaagatcTGAGGCGGAAAATCTACGTGATGAAGAAGATGACCGAAGTTTTGTTTGGCCTGGTGACCCTCAGTGGGAACCTCCTCAGGAAAGA ACTGCGTGCTCAGGACACAGAGCAAAGGGTGAGACTGTGGAAGCATCTCCAGAGCCTGCTGGAGACCTACAGCCACCTCCGGGAGAATGATCAGAGCTTCTTAGTGGAG GCAGTGGAGAGGCTGATCCACCCCACGCTGTGTGAGCAGTGTATCGAGTTTCTGGAGCGCCGTTTGGTTCAGCAGCTCAACAGCAGcgcagagagagcaggagaagaAGTGCTGCATGCCTTCATCCTGGTTCACACCAAACTGCTTGCTTTCTACTCCAG CCGCAATGCAAGTACACTCAGCACCTCAGACCTCCTGGCCCTCATCATCATGGCACAAAATATGTATCCTAGTAACATAGATGTGGATGACCCAAGTCCTGAG GATGCTGAGAGTACATCTGGTTCTGGCCATGAGAGCTTTTACACCCCAGAGCCCTCCCCTACAGACAAAGACTCAAGCAGTTCAG AAAAGCCATTGAGAGGAAATGCTCCTGTGTTTGAGTTTGTAGACCCAGACATCCAG ATGGCAGAAGACAGCTTGAGTACTCTAGAAATTTGTCCACCGGATCCATCTACCCCTCACAGAGTCTTCTTAGAGGTCTCACAAAAAGATGTggtgtatcccatgatgcctcACTCCATGTACTGCCTCCCACTCTGGCCCGGCATCACACTGGTGCTACTAACTAAG ATTCCCTCTAGTGTAGTGGCCATGTCTGTGTACACTTTTTTGGAAGCCTTCACCAAACTGGAGAGGCGTTTAAATGAAGGTCAAGGAGGTTCTGCAAGAGGTCAGCCCATGCATGAAGTTCGCAGCAAGCTGGATAAATTCATTAAAACGCTGGCACTGAGTGGGATacag TCCTCACAGTTAGAAAATGTCTGGACCAAGTTCAAGAACAGAGCCTTTTCCAGAGGAGGGCTTGGGTTCAGCAAGGA GCTTATCCCATGGTGTAAGGAAATGAAGATCCAGCTGTGTGGTATATATCGgcagtgttttctgtctgacCCTGGACCAGCTGACACTCCTCAACGTCTCTCCCCCAGTCTGCAAGAACGAGCTCAGACCATGGTGCA GGAGAAACTGATGGACTGGAAGGACTTCCTATTGGTGAAAAGCAAGAGGAATATCACCATGGTGTC TTACCTGGAGGATTTCCCAGGCCTCATTCATTTTATCTGTGTGGACCGGTCCTGTGGCCAAATGATAGCGCCATCGCTCAGCATCACAGAGCGGACTACGTCTGAGCTGGGGAAGGGGCCAGTGGCTCAGTATATTAAAAGCAAG GTGTGGAGCCTGGTCAGCATAACACGGCACTATCTACAGAAGGGTTACTCCACTCTAACGTTGCGTGACGGAGATTTCTACTTCTGCTACTTTCTCTGGTTTGAAAATGAAACT GGCTTCAAGTTAGACACAAAGGAAATACCCGCCCTACCTGATGACTCATCCCCCATTGGGATGCTTGCCTCGGACTACTACAG GAAGCTGCTCCGGTACTACAGTAAGAATCACCAGGGTGAGCCAGTGAAATGCTACGAGCTCCTAACAGTTCACCTGGGTGTCATCCCCACTGAGATCATCCTCCAGCACTGCAGACAGCTGGCAAGCAAATTATGGGAACCTTCGCGCAACCCACTGCTGTAA
- the ankrd2 gene encoding ankyrin repeat domain-containing protein 2: MEKVVQWVSVMDHKMGQEKKTQADERTGRISSDRRCESLDLGAGEDNSELGKRKKKTKKTMQTQAIGPVDTAEFMSAASECKLSIIDKYLADGGNPNVCDELKRTALHRACLEGHSPAVQMLLEKGADINLNDQLGSRAIHWACRGGNLTVIEVLKNHGADVNVRDKLHSTPLHVATRTGHAIIVEYLLSCGAKINSRDREGDTALHDAVRLNRHKIVKLLVVAGADTKIKNHEGLTAVQQVKQWQLDIMETLQRLEKLREVGIASPENNSAEE, translated from the exons ATGGAAAAGGTTGTGCAGTGGGTCAGCGTGATGGATCATAAGATGggacaagaaaagaaaacccAG GCAGATGAGAGAACGGGGAGAATCTCATCGGACCGGCGCTGTGAGAGCCTGGACCTGGGTGCAGGAGAGGATAACTCAGAGCtgggcaaaagaaaaaagaagaccaAAAAAACCATGCAAACCCAGGCT ATAGGGCCTGTGGATACTGCCGAATTCATGAGTGCAGCCAGTGAGTGCAAACTGAGTATCATAGACAAGTATCTGGCAGATGGTGGGAACCCAAACGTGTGCGATGAG TTGAAGAGGACAGCACTCCATCGTGCCTGCCTGGAAGGACACTCTCCAGCTGTCCAAATGCTTTTAGAAAAAGGAGCCGATATCAACTTAAACGATCAA CTGGGCTCTAGGGCCATACATTGGGCCTGCAGAGGGGGAAATCTGACAGTCATTGAAGTCCTGAAAAACCACGGGGCTGACGTTAATGTTAGAGATAAG TTGCATAGCACACCTCTGCATGTTGCCACAAGAACAGGCCACGCTATTATTGTGGAGTACCTGCTGTCCTGTGGGGCCAAAATCAACTCCAGGGACAGG GAAGGTGACACGGCCCTGCACGATGCAGTGCGTCTCAATAGACACAAGATAGTGAAGCTGCTCGTAGTTGCAGGAGccgacacaaaaataaaaaatcac GAAGGACTGACAGCTGTGCAGCAGGTAAAACAATGGCAGCTTGACATCATGGAGACCCTGCAGCGACTGGAGAAGCTGAGGGAGGTGGGGATAGCGTCGCCTGAAAACAACTCAGCAGAGGAGTGA
- the st3gal7 gene encoding ST3 beta-galactoside alpha-2,3-sialyltransferase 7, whose product MVTLNHLSVEDPDDGSSQLPEAAEAATPTPAFHVKKTVPKTDSRDFFLSRRENLFLSLALLIGCYSAILIPAYLSSYQEEAISDDYQHPKDLVLLNRSASLLSGPCLRHWCLNHLKHLSCSVGLQNIPVFVQRERPEPWNLPPPLGFQGSEEHLAVALASLPQPGLPPSLKRQGSCRRCVVMGSGGILHGSHLGSHIDQYDIIIRLNNAPLHGFERDVGSRTTIRLLYPEGASHSSNEYKKTSMIAVVVFKSLDLDWLTSVVTKQPLSFWSKMWFWNEVVDNITLTPESFKILHPDIIHKTGQVIQKYEMNQRNNKVPTIGVSAVVMALQLCDQVSLAGFGYDMQHPEARLHYYEARRMDSMNFQVVHDIMAEKLFLKDLVAAGVVTDLTGGV is encoded by the exons ATGGTGACGCTGAATCACTTGAGTGTAGAGGACCCAGATGATGGCTCGTCGCAGCTGCCTGAGGCAGCAGAGGCTGCAACTCCAACACCGGCCTTTCACGTGAAGAAAACCGTCCCAAAGACTGActccagagatttttttctcaGCAG ACGGGAGAACCTTTTCTTAAGCCTGGCGCTTCTGATCGGATGCTATTCAGCCATTCTGATTCCTGCTTATCTCTCCTCATACCAGGAGGAAGCCATCAGTGATGACTACCAACATCCCAAAGATCTG GTCTTACTAAATCGATCAGCCTCTCTGCTGTCAGGACCCTGTCTGCGTCACTGGTGTCTAAACCACCTCAAGCACCTGTCCTGTTCTGTAGGCCTCCAAAACATCCCCGTGTTTGTACAGCGGGAGAGGCCTGAGCCTTGGAATCTGCCTCCTCCTCTAGGGTTTCAGGGCAGTGAAGAGCATCTGGCTGTAGCACTCGCCTCTCTGCCTCAACCTGGCTTGCCTCCATCGCTGAAGAGACAAGGCAGCTGCAGGCGATGTGTGGTGATGGGTAGTGGAGGGATTCTTCACGGGAGCCATCTTGGATCACATATAGATCAGTATGACATCATTATCAG GCTGAATAATGCTCCACTGCATGGCTTTGAGAGAGATGTTGGTTCGCGGACAACCATCCGCCTGTTATACCCAGAGGGAGCATCTCACTCTTCAAATGAGTACAAAAAGACAAGCATGATTGCTGTGGTGGTCTTTAAGAGCCTGGACCTGGACTGGCTTACCTCTGTCGTCACCAAACAACCTCTG agcttCTGGTCCAAAATGTGGTTCTGGAACGAAGTTGTGGATAATATTACACTGACACCGGAGAGCTTCAAGATCCTCCACCCAGACATTATTCACAAGACGGGACAAGTTATACAGAAATATGAAATGAACCAGAGAAAT AATAAAGTGCCAACGATAGGTGTCAGTGCAGTGGTGATGGCTTTGCAGCTGTGTGACCAGGTGAGCCTGGCTGGGTTTGGGTATGACATGCAGCACCCCGAGGCTAGGCTTCACTACTATGAGGCCAGACGCATGGACTCAATGAATTTTCAA GTGGTGCATGACATAATGGCTGAAAAACTCTTCTTGAAGGACTTGGTGGCTGCAGGAGTAGTGACTGACCTAACGGGAGGTGTATGA